A stretch of Myxococcus hansupus DNA encodes these proteins:
- a CDS encoding ExbD/TolR family protein: protein MAFHYSRRKLKVREEEETGELNIVPYLDILMNLIIFMLLSITGLATFGIINVNAPAYGGPTTGMAQENPDDGPKLTLSVLISKKGHFVSSENAILGEAGAPTIPVKADGAHDFGALNAKMVEIKSAFPQETKVIVGADPDVPYETLTQTLDAIRETQGRERRLLFPDVTLGAI from the coding sequence ATGGCGTTCCACTACTCCCGGCGCAAGCTGAAGGTCCGCGAGGAAGAAGAGACGGGCGAGCTGAACATCGTCCCGTACCTCGACATCCTCATGAACCTCATCATCTTCATGCTGCTGTCCATCACCGGGCTGGCGACGTTCGGCATCATCAACGTCAACGCCCCCGCCTACGGCGGACCGACGACGGGCATGGCGCAGGAGAACCCGGACGACGGGCCCAAGCTGACGCTGTCGGTGCTCATCTCGAAGAAGGGGCACTTCGTCAGCAGTGAGAACGCCATCCTCGGGGAGGCCGGCGCGCCCACCATCCCGGTGAAGGCGGATGGGGCGCACGACTTCGGCGCGCTCAACGCGAAGATGGTGGAGATCAAATCCGCCTTCCCGCAGGAGACGAAGGTCATCGTGGGCGCGGACCCGGACGTCCCCTACGAGACGCTGACGCAGACGCTGGACGCCATCCGCGAGACGCAGGGCCGCGAGCGCCGGCTGCTGTTCCCGGACGTCACGCTGGGAGCCATCTAG
- a CDS encoding MotA/TolQ/ExbB proton channel family protein — MIPSVSELLLNVTFAATEGGKMGVTDSVIKFFKDGGPFMFVNLFWLACSLAVALERVVTLVFRYNLNAPPFMEQIAKLVRSGNLDRAVKVCGMAPNAPLAKVVRAGLVNANRGEVEVSKAVEEAIVEYSPHVSKRIPWLWSLANIATLVGLVGTIFGLIGTFQALGNVPAEQKQVLLSDGISKAMNNTAFALSIAVICIVFHLFLTSYAKSMVEGLELNALKLENLLSRRGSVDPGTTELEARAS, encoded by the coding sequence ATGATTCCCTCGGTGAGCGAGCTGCTGCTGAACGTGACCTTCGCGGCCACGGAAGGCGGCAAGATGGGCGTCACGGACTCCGTCATCAAGTTCTTCAAGGATGGCGGACCGTTCATGTTCGTGAACCTGTTCTGGCTGGCGTGCTCGCTGGCGGTGGCGCTGGAGCGGGTCGTCACGCTCGTGTTCCGCTACAACCTCAACGCGCCGCCCTTCATGGAGCAGATCGCCAAGCTGGTGCGCAGCGGCAACCTGGACCGCGCCGTGAAGGTGTGCGGCATGGCGCCCAACGCGCCGCTGGCCAAGGTGGTCCGCGCGGGCCTGGTGAACGCCAACCGCGGCGAGGTTGAGGTCTCCAAGGCGGTGGAAGAGGCCATCGTCGAGTACAGCCCCCACGTGTCCAAGCGCATCCCCTGGCTGTGGTCCCTGGCGAACATCGCCACGCTGGTGGGGCTGGTGGGCACCATCTTCGGTCTCATCGGCACCTTCCAGGCGCTGGGCAACGTGCCGGCGGAGCAGAAGCAGGTGCTGCTGTCGGACGGTATCTCCAAGGCGATGAACAACACCGCCTTCGCGCTCTCCATCGCGGTCATCTGCATCGTGTTCCACCTGTTCCTCACGTCGTACGCGAAGAGCATGGTGGAGGGCCTGGAGCTGAACGCGCTCAAGCTGGAGAACCTGCTGTCGCGCCGCGGCTCGGTGGATCCGGGCACCACGGAGCTCGAAGCGCGCGCGTCGTAA
- a CDS encoding DNA-processing protein DprA — protein sequence MADAETDSLTAEQQACLALWAVPGLGPRTLAALRAFADGSLSPLVATPVRDWVSQAPVSPQVRRRLATVERLAPLADRVLSACRASGMGVAFAGQRAYPERLVEVLDAPPLLFYRGSPGMPRRRLAMVGSRHPDQGFLPLARRFARRVAEAGVGVVSGAAAGVDQACHWGALDARGETWAFLGSALDAFDTAQARLLPHFLDRGGMFFSELPPGVRASTTTFPRRNRLISGASDAVLVMRAGKKSGSLYTAEAGRAQGRPVLAMPGDVRQEAAFGCNTLLRDGHATACLAPEDVWRVLKVDPLAAVPLPGALGSWEALSAEAKGTFAMLDRVPRSFDEVLIGSTLSPAALVGALVELELTGLVIQHPGRLYERI from the coding sequence ATGGCGGACGCTGAGACGGACAGCCTCACGGCGGAGCAGCAGGCATGCCTCGCGCTCTGGGCCGTTCCCGGCCTGGGGCCGAGGACGCTGGCCGCCCTGCGCGCGTTCGCTGACGGAAGCCTCTCCCCCTTGGTCGCGACTCCTGTACGAGACTGGGTGTCCCAAGCGCCGGTTTCACCACAGGTGCGCCGCCGGCTGGCCACCGTGGAGCGCCTCGCGCCGCTGGCGGACCGGGTCCTGTCTGCGTGCCGGGCCTCGGGCATGGGCGTGGCCTTCGCGGGCCAGCGGGCCTATCCGGAGCGGCTGGTCGAGGTGCTGGACGCGCCCCCGCTGCTCTTCTACCGGGGCTCGCCGGGGATGCCTCGGCGGCGGCTGGCCATGGTGGGCAGCCGGCACCCGGATCAGGGCTTCCTGCCCCTGGCGAGGCGCTTCGCCCGGCGGGTGGCGGAGGCCGGGGTGGGCGTGGTGTCGGGGGCGGCGGCGGGGGTGGACCAGGCCTGCCATTGGGGCGCCCTGGACGCGCGGGGAGAGACGTGGGCCTTCCTGGGTTCCGCCCTGGATGCGTTCGACACGGCGCAAGCCCGCCTGCTCCCTCACTTCCTGGACAGAGGGGGCATGTTCTTCAGCGAGCTGCCTCCCGGCGTGCGGGCAAGCACCACGACTTTCCCGCGCCGCAACCGGCTCATCTCCGGGGCATCGGACGCGGTCCTGGTGATGCGGGCGGGGAAGAAGTCGGGGAGTCTCTACACGGCGGAGGCGGGGCGGGCGCAGGGGCGGCCGGTGCTCGCGATGCCGGGCGACGTGCGGCAGGAGGCGGCGTTCGGCTGCAACACGCTGCTGCGGGACGGGCATGCGACAGCGTGCCTGGCGCCGGAAGATGTGTGGAGGGTGCTGAAAGTGGATCCGCTCGCGGCGGTTCCACTCCCAGGGGCACTGGGCTCGTGGGAGGCGCTCTCGGCGGAAGCGAAGGGGACCTTCGCGATGTTGGACCGGGTTCCCCGGAGTTTCGATGAGGTGCTGATCGGCAGCACCCTTTCACCGGCCGCGCTCGTTGGCGCGCTGGTGGAGTTGGAGTTGACGGGGCTGGTCATCCAGCACCCGGGCAGGCTGTACGAAAGAATCTAG
- a CDS encoding LysM peptidoglycan-binding domain-containing protein, which produces MRSRILTSLMLSLAVAPAAHAQQENEEEQDLGGEMDGAEVMDEVPESSRPTSVALPPGAPQGRESSPGTVHSVESGDTLWDLSQRYLGSPWYWPKVWSYNPEIANPHWIYPGNQVRFFSGGEEVPARVTEMVVDEGDVTAPTEFASNNNQVTVTGKIGFDVAKSVPVTTQGFVTQRELDEAGRIDGSPSNAVMLSFPDSVYVRFKRKGDVKVGDRYVVFHTTQAVKHPATGRQLGYLTDFVGTLRVQRVGDGIVTAQIMDTWDGIERGDLVGPMGERLTEQVTAKPNSKQVDGTVITALVPYLTILGENHSIVVDKGSADGVELGNTFNILRKGDPSRHVLGHDVRKPSKQEQAYPWRNIGACMVTEVKERTSNCLMTRSLEELVPGDRAHMSPGSSTSASR; this is translated from the coding sequence ATGCGCTCCCGGATCCTCACCTCGCTGATGTTGAGCCTCGCCGTCGCGCCGGCCGCGCACGCCCAGCAGGAGAACGAGGAGGAGCAGGACCTTGGCGGAGAGATGGACGGCGCCGAGGTGATGGATGAGGTCCCCGAGTCCTCTCGGCCCACCTCCGTCGCCCTTCCTCCGGGCGCGCCGCAGGGCCGCGAGAGCTCCCCGGGCACGGTCCACTCCGTCGAGTCGGGTGACACGCTCTGGGACCTGTCCCAGCGCTACCTGGGCAGCCCCTGGTACTGGCCCAAGGTCTGGTCCTACAACCCGGAGATCGCCAACCCGCACTGGATCTACCCCGGCAACCAGGTCCGCTTCTTCTCCGGTGGGGAAGAGGTCCCCGCGCGGGTGACGGAGATGGTGGTGGACGAGGGCGACGTGACGGCGCCCACGGAGTTCGCCTCCAACAACAACCAGGTCACCGTGACGGGCAAGATTGGCTTCGACGTGGCCAAGTCCGTCCCCGTGACGACGCAGGGCTTCGTCACCCAGCGCGAGCTGGACGAGGCTGGCCGCATCGACGGCTCGCCCTCCAACGCGGTGATGCTGTCCTTCCCGGACAGCGTCTACGTGCGCTTCAAGCGGAAGGGTGACGTGAAGGTGGGGGACCGCTACGTCGTCTTCCACACCACCCAGGCGGTGAAGCACCCGGCGACGGGGCGTCAGTTGGGCTACCTCACCGACTTCGTGGGCACCCTGCGCGTGCAGCGCGTGGGCGACGGCATCGTCACCGCGCAGATCATGGACACCTGGGACGGCATCGAGCGCGGTGACCTGGTGGGCCCCATGGGCGAGCGCCTCACCGAGCAGGTGACGGCGAAGCCGAACTCCAAGCAGGTGGATGGCACCGTCATCACCGCGCTGGTGCCGTACCTCACCATCCTGGGCGAGAACCACAGCATCGTCGTGGACAAGGGCAGCGCGGACGGCGTGGAGCTGGGCAACACCTTCAACATCCTCCGCAAGGGCGACCCCTCGCGCCACGTGCTGGGCCACGACGTGCGCAAGCCGTCCAAGCAGGAGCAGGCCTATCCGTGGCGGAACATCGGCGCGTGCATGGTGACCGAGGTGAAGGAGCGCACGTCCAATTGCCTCATGACCCGCTCGCTGGAAGAGCTCGTTCCGGGCGACCGCGCCCACATGTCGCCGGGCTCGTCGACCTCCGCCAGCCGCTGA
- a CDS encoding tetratricopeptide repeat protein — MPARSVIFRLLAAAPLCALCACATTAPAEAELGALRAELRTLRASQERLKERVERLEAHDTVARAGSASDSGAARPIPVKVEAAPAVALDATPELAVVKLKPRHDPAPRLPTAVAVTEPDDEQMEMFISPVADDASSGSASGAATMVASSDDSAGEEKDPDLLELEFDQGVSMLRTGNVEGGVERLARFAQANPRHPRADNALYFSGLGQIGLNDFKQAAKTFQRLIDSYPAGDAMLDGMLRLAECRMRLNQAADAKVLYTRVVTQFPGTAAATQAEQRLAALPQ; from the coding sequence GTGCCCGCGCGCTCCGTCATCTTCCGTCTGCTCGCCGCCGCGCCCCTCTGCGCGCTGTGCGCTTGTGCCACCACCGCCCCCGCTGAAGCGGAGCTGGGCGCGCTGAGGGCCGAGCTGCGCACGTTGCGCGCTTCGCAGGAGCGGCTCAAGGAGCGGGTGGAGCGCCTGGAGGCCCATGACACCGTGGCCCGCGCGGGGAGCGCGAGCGACAGCGGCGCCGCCCGGCCCATCCCGGTGAAGGTGGAGGCCGCGCCCGCGGTGGCGCTGGACGCCACGCCCGAACTGGCGGTGGTGAAGCTCAAGCCGCGGCATGATCCCGCGCCGCGGCTGCCCACCGCCGTCGCGGTGACGGAGCCGGACGACGAGCAGATGGAGATGTTCATCAGCCCCGTCGCCGACGACGCTTCTTCGGGGAGCGCGAGCGGGGCCGCCACCATGGTGGCGTCGAGCGACGACTCCGCGGGGGAGGAGAAGGACCCCGACCTGCTGGAGCTGGAGTTCGACCAGGGCGTGTCGATGCTCCGCACCGGCAACGTGGAGGGCGGGGTGGAGCGGCTGGCGCGCTTCGCCCAGGCGAACCCGCGCCACCCCCGGGCCGACAACGCGCTGTACTTCAGCGGGCTCGGGCAGATCGGCCTCAACGACTTCAAGCAGGCCGCCAAGACGTTCCAGCGGCTCATCGACAGCTATCCCGCCGGGGACGCCATGCTGGACGGCATGCTCCGGCTCGCCGAGTGCCGGATGCGGCTCAACCAGGCCGCGGATGCCAAGGTGCTCTATACCCGCGTCGTCACCCAGTTCCCGGGGACGGCGGCTGCTACCCAGGCGGAACAGCGGCTCGCCGCGCTCCCCCAGTGA
- the pgeF gene encoding peptidoglycan editing factor PgeF, which produces MSTEFLTSSLLPVPHGFTTRAGGVSEGPFASLNLGFSVGDERARVEENHRRLAEAAGAALGALSRVSQVHGDRVQEARGGEGDAGLRPTEGEADGLWTQTPEHWVAVGTADCVPVLLVDPDGRRVAAVHSGWRGTDADISARAVELLVARGGRPERLLAAVGPAIQACCYEVSDELGQRFRARFGPEVVVTKGARAHLDLTRAVRLSLERAGLKAAHVDVLQACTACDATRFFSHRRDAGRTGRHLNYVVHRF; this is translated from the coding sequence ATGTCGACCGAGTTCCTCACGTCCTCGTTGTTGCCCGTGCCACACGGCTTCACCACCCGCGCGGGCGGCGTGTCCGAGGGCCCCTTTGCGTCGCTCAACCTGGGCTTCTCCGTGGGGGATGAACGGGCGCGCGTGGAAGAGAACCACCGGCGTCTGGCGGAGGCCGCGGGCGCGGCGCTCGGGGCGTTGAGCCGGGTGTCCCAGGTGCATGGGGACCGCGTGCAGGAGGCCCGGGGCGGGGAAGGGGACGCGGGGCTGCGGCCCACGGAGGGCGAGGCGGACGGGCTGTGGACGCAGACGCCCGAGCACTGGGTGGCGGTGGGCACGGCGGATTGCGTGCCGGTGCTGTTGGTGGACCCGGACGGGCGGCGCGTGGCCGCGGTGCACTCCGGGTGGCGGGGCACGGACGCGGACATCAGCGCGCGCGCCGTGGAGCTGCTGGTGGCGCGGGGGGGCCGGCCGGAGCGGCTGCTGGCGGCGGTGGGGCCGGCGATACAGGCCTGTTGCTACGAGGTGTCGGATGAGCTGGGACAGCGCTTCCGCGCGCGTTTCGGGCCGGAGGTGGTGGTGACGAAGGGGGCCCGGGCGCACCTGGATTTGACGCGGGCGGTGCGGCTGTCCCTGGAGCGGGCGGGGCTGAAGGCCGCGCACGTGGACGTGCTACAGGCGTGTACCGCGTGTGACGCGACGCGGTTCTTCTCCCACCGGCGGGACGCGGGGCGCACGGGGCGCCACCTCAATTACGTGGTACACCGCTTCTAG
- a CDS encoding GGDEF domain-containing protein, whose amino-acid sequence MPLGPDTIGRKLLWSIALPGLLVALLGVGHFWREARVSVQDATQVESLALAEFVASTFTLPQARGTPAHSAVTEVMRSDTRLFRSVEDVRVLTPDGRILWSRRAGEEGSVHPEAARLTAPGPERARSVAQMTEVIRPLGGPECAGCHTGSEVPGASILQLRMTEPELHQQLSTVFGAALGSMGLFVVMLAALTGLGLHFVLTRPLRKLSAAMRRAEAGDLLVRAEARGSDELAQLGAAFNQMLARLTSMKAEEIDTHRDLELVKEKLALKDELEDRLKELSLLFDVARSLNATLELDELLDAVTRQVTERLHIPEFSIMLMNPDGVLEIKHAWPEGRGAEGLTFALGEGACGRAAETRKAVYLPDTSDRSSVFAKPDLVKGGLNTGALLAAPMVHMETLLGVMNFQRPEVASFSAEEIELLTAVADVVATAVKNARLHAETVKLTMTDPLTGVPNRRHLFQRMELELARANRFGTPLALLMVDVDHFKRINDLAGHRVGDESLRRVCDVLRLRVRKVDTLARYGGEEFVLLLPQTTKAEAMEVAEKLRRAVAESVALAQPGLPGNHITVSVGVSHYPSDANAQEELVDCADAALYFSKRTGRNRSTLYEAGMELHPGRERGPHSPASATEPPTVSAPKPPSGLAKA is encoded by the coding sequence ATGCCCCTGGGTCCCGACACCATTGGTCGCAAGTTGCTGTGGAGCATCGCCCTGCCGGGCCTGCTCGTGGCACTGCTGGGTGTTGGCCACTTCTGGCGTGAGGCGCGGGTCTCCGTGCAGGACGCGACGCAGGTGGAGTCCCTGGCGCTCGCGGAGTTCGTCGCCTCCACCTTCACGCTTCCGCAGGCGCGAGGCACCCCGGCCCACAGCGCCGTCACGGAGGTGATGCGCTCCGACACGCGGCTGTTCCGCTCCGTGGAGGACGTGCGGGTGCTGACGCCCGACGGGCGCATCCTCTGGTCTCGCCGCGCGGGGGAAGAGGGCTCGGTGCATCCGGAGGCCGCGCGCCTCACCGCCCCTGGCCCCGAGCGCGCGCGCTCCGTGGCGCAGATGACCGAGGTGATTCGCCCCCTGGGCGGTCCCGAGTGCGCGGGCTGTCACACGGGCAGCGAGGTCCCCGGCGCGAGCATCCTCCAGCTCCGCATGACGGAGCCCGAGCTGCACCAGCAGCTCTCCACGGTGTTCGGCGCGGCGCTTGGCTCCATGGGGCTGTTCGTGGTGATGCTCGCGGCCCTCACCGGGCTGGGGCTGCACTTCGTGCTCACCCGGCCCTTGCGCAAGCTGAGCGCGGCCATGCGGCGCGCGGAGGCCGGCGACTTGCTGGTGCGCGCGGAGGCGCGGGGCTCGGACGAGCTGGCGCAGCTTGGCGCGGCCTTCAACCAGATGCTGGCGCGGCTCACGTCGATGAAGGCGGAGGAGATCGACACCCACCGCGACCTGGAGCTGGTGAAGGAGAAGCTGGCGCTCAAGGACGAGCTGGAGGACCGCCTCAAGGAGCTGTCGCTGCTGTTCGACGTGGCGCGCTCGCTCAACGCCACGCTGGAGCTGGACGAGTTGCTGGACGCCGTCACCCGGCAAGTGACGGAGCGGCTGCACATCCCCGAGTTCTCCATCATGTTGATGAACCCGGACGGCGTGCTCGAAATCAAGCACGCGTGGCCGGAGGGCCGGGGCGCCGAGGGGCTCACCTTCGCCCTGGGCGAAGGCGCCTGTGGCCGCGCCGCGGAGACGCGCAAGGCGGTGTACCTGCCGGACACGTCGGACCGCTCCAGCGTGTTCGCCAAGCCGGACCTGGTGAAGGGTGGGCTGAACACCGGCGCGCTGCTGGCCGCGCCCATGGTGCACATGGAGACGCTGCTGGGCGTGATGAACTTCCAGCGCCCCGAGGTGGCCAGCTTCTCCGCGGAGGAAATCGAGCTGCTCACCGCGGTGGCGGACGTGGTGGCCACGGCGGTGAAGAACGCCCGGCTCCACGCGGAGACGGTGAAGCTCACCATGACGGACCCGCTCACCGGCGTGCCCAACCGGCGGCACCTGTTCCAGCGCATGGAGCTGGAGCTGGCGCGCGCCAACCGCTTCGGGACGCCGCTGGCGCTGCTCATGGTGGACGTGGACCACTTCAAGCGCATCAACGACCTGGCCGGACACCGCGTGGGTGACGAGTCCCTGCGCCGCGTGTGCGACGTGCTGCGGCTGCGCGTGCGCAAGGTGGACACCCTGGCCCGCTACGGCGGCGAGGAGTTCGTGCTGCTGCTGCCGCAGACCACCAAGGCGGAGGCCATGGAGGTCGCCGAGAAGCTGCGCCGCGCGGTGGCGGAGTCGGTGGCGCTGGCCCAGCCAGGGCTGCCCGGCAACCACATCACCGTGTCCGTCGGTGTGTCGCACTACCCCTCGGACGCCAACGCCCAGGAAGAGCTGGTGGACTGCGCGGACGCGGCGCTCTACTTCAGCAAGCGCACGGGCCGCAACCGCAGCACGCTGTATGAAGCCGGCATGGAGCTGCACCCGGGCCGCGAGCGCGGTCCCCACTCCCCCGCCAGCGCCACCGAGCCCCCCACCGTCTCCGCGCCCAAGCCGCCGAGCGGTCTCGCCAAGGCGTAG
- a CDS encoding SGNH/GDSL hydrolase family protein: MSVNYVALGDSTAVGVGASRGGYPDRLASRLRAAGLAVGLTNLGQSGARIRDVFTGQVKRAVASQPTLVTLGIGTNDVWRGTPLEDFQDDLDRIARRLKQTGAPLVVVNLVDLALAPVAKMVPAALYEGRIEPFNAAIAEVAHAHGLHLVDLFTASKAMIPHSPHFFSSDGFHPSDEGYSEWAELMLPLVQSLVSR, from the coding sequence ATGAGCGTCAACTACGTGGCGCTGGGTGACAGCACGGCGGTGGGCGTGGGCGCCTCGCGAGGCGGCTATCCCGACCGCCTGGCGTCCCGGCTGCGCGCGGCGGGCCTGGCCGTGGGCCTCACCAACTTGGGGCAGAGCGGGGCGCGCATCCGAGACGTCTTCACCGGACAGGTGAAGCGCGCCGTGGCCTCGCAGCCCACGCTGGTGACGTTGGGCATTGGCACCAACGACGTCTGGCGCGGCACGCCGCTGGAGGACTTCCAGGACGACCTGGACCGCATCGCCCGGCGCCTGAAGCAGACCGGGGCGCCGCTGGTGGTGGTGAACCTCGTGGACCTGGCGCTCGCGCCGGTGGCGAAGATGGTGCCCGCGGCCCTGTACGAAGGCCGCATCGAGCCCTTCAACGCCGCCATCGCCGAGGTGGCCCACGCGCACGGGTTGCACCTGGTGGACCTCTTCACCGCCAGCAAGGCGATGATTCCGCACAGCCCGCACTTCTTCTCCAGCGACGGGTTCCATCCCTCGGACGAGGGCTACTCGGAGTGGGCGGAGCTGATGCTGCCCCTGGTGCAGTCGCTGGTGAGCCGCTGA
- a CDS encoding trypsin-like peptidase domain-containing protein, producing the protein MNRSTVSFRKALVAALLVALPSAAVAQAPASRPAPAATPQQGPDNVLQPATREAQTLPSLAPLVESVKSAVVNVDVQARGSGMPRGMEDNPLFDRFFGGGREGGSQRREPLRQGAGSGFIIDPKGLILTNNHVVEDAVTITIRLNDGRSFSGEVVGRDPLTDVALVRLKEKVEGLPTVKLGNSDALRVGDWVVAIGNPFGLASSVSLGIVSARAREIGASQYDEFLQTDAAINPGNSGGPLFDMRGQVVGINTAIVGGGSGIGFAVPSNLISSLLPQLQKEGSVTRAWLGVGIQDLTRDLASALKLPVNEGAILTQIMPSSPASKAGLKQDDVVIAIDGRTVTSSGELTRTVALKRPGSTSTLTLFRDGKKQDVKVALGTRPDLEGVASAKQKPDDQQESSRRVGVSLQNLDARTAQQAGFTDSSGALITDVVPGSPADRAQLEPGMVVIEANRKKVENADALARIIKGAASGSTLLLRVTAPGGARNLRALRVP; encoded by the coding sequence ATGAACCGTTCGACCGTGTCGTTCCGGAAGGCGCTCGTCGCCGCGCTCCTGGTCGCGTTGCCCTCCGCCGCCGTTGCCCAGGCGCCCGCGTCGAGGCCGGCCCCGGCGGCCACGCCGCAGCAGGGGCCGGACAACGTGCTCCAGCCCGCGACGCGAGAGGCCCAGACACTCCCGTCCCTGGCCCCGCTGGTGGAGTCGGTGAAGTCCGCCGTCGTCAACGTGGACGTGCAGGCCCGGGGCAGCGGCATGCCTCGGGGGATGGAGGACAACCCGCTCTTTGACCGCTTCTTCGGCGGCGGACGGGAGGGCGGCAGCCAGCGCCGTGAGCCGCTCCGGCAAGGCGCGGGGTCCGGTTTCATCATCGACCCCAAGGGCCTGATTCTCACCAACAACCACGTGGTGGAGGACGCGGTCACCATCACCATCCGTCTAAATGACGGGCGCAGCTTCAGCGGCGAAGTCGTGGGGCGCGACCCGCTCACCGACGTGGCGCTGGTGCGGTTGAAGGAGAAGGTGGAAGGGCTGCCCACGGTGAAGCTGGGCAACTCGGATGCGCTGCGCGTGGGCGACTGGGTGGTGGCCATTGGCAACCCGTTCGGGCTCGCCTCCAGCGTCAGCCTGGGCATCGTCTCCGCGCGGGCGCGCGAGATTGGCGCCAGCCAGTACGACGAGTTCCTTCAGACGGACGCGGCCATCAACCCCGGCAACTCCGGCGGCCCGCTCTTCGACATGCGGGGCCAGGTGGTGGGCATCAACACCGCCATCGTGGGCGGGGGCTCGGGCATCGGCTTCGCGGTGCCCAGCAACCTCATCAGCTCGCTGCTGCCGCAGTTGCAGAAGGAAGGCTCCGTCACGCGCGCGTGGCTCGGCGTGGGCATCCAGGACCTGACGCGGGACCTGGCGAGCGCGCTCAAGCTTCCCGTGAACGAGGGCGCCATCCTCACGCAAATCATGCCGTCCTCGCCGGCCTCGAAGGCGGGGCTCAAGCAGGATGACGTCGTCATCGCCATCGACGGGAGGACCGTGACGTCCAGCGGCGAGCTGACGCGCACCGTGGCGCTCAAGCGGCCCGGCAGCACCTCCACGCTGACGCTCTTTCGCGACGGCAAGAAGCAGGACGTGAAGGTGGCGTTGGGCACGCGGCCGGACCTGGAGGGCGTGGCCTCCGCGAAGCAGAAGCCGGACGACCAGCAGGAGAGCTCGCGGCGCGTGGGCGTCAGCCTCCAGAACCTGGATGCGCGCACGGCCCAGCAGGCCGGCTTCACGGACAGCAGCGGGGCGCTCATCACCGACGTGGTGCCCGGCTCGCCGGCGGACCGCGCGCAACTGGAGCCCGGCATGGTGGTCATCGAGGCCAACCGCAAGAAGGTGGAGAACGCGGATGCCCTGGCCCGCATCATCAAGGGCGCCGCGTCTGGGAGCACCTTGCTGTTGCGCGTGACAGCGCCCGGTGGCGCGCGCAATCTGAGGGCCCTGCGGGTGCCGTGA